One Gordonia mangrovi genomic region harbors:
- a CDS encoding protein kinase domain-containing protein, translating into MTLQSGTTIADRYRLMRLIATGGMGQVWEALDTRLNRRVAVKVLKAEYTHDPEFTARFRAEAQTTAKLNHPGIANVFDYGETPDRGGGEPLAYLVMELVDGEPLNSVISRMGRLSLTNSLDMLEQTGRALQAAHTQHLVHRDVKPGNILITPTGQVKITDFGIAKAVDSAPVTQTGMVMGTAQYISPEQATGDEATAASDVYSLGVVGYEALTGRRPFLGDGAITVAMKHIRETPPPLPNTVPANVRELIDTTMAKDPQQRYANGGEFADAVAAVRAGHRPPRPGAIAGAAAAGAVGGAAAAAAMRPQQTRAMTGASTQPATARTSSRPPSRPMPPADDNSWTTGQKVLAGVAGALLIAALVLIGYWLLNLNSSSPGVPATSSTTTVTETTTTVPETTEEQVQPEPETTTEEPTTTTETTTPEPTTEDPTVPQTPDTTDPGAPTADNPVFPTFTIPGLSGR; encoded by the coding sequence ATGACATTGCAGAGCGGCACCACCATCGCCGACCGCTACCGGCTGATGCGTCTCATCGCCACCGGTGGCATGGGCCAGGTATGGGAGGCACTCGACACCCGGCTCAATCGGCGAGTGGCGGTGAAGGTCCTCAAGGCCGAGTACACCCACGACCCGGAGTTCACCGCACGGTTCCGGGCCGAGGCGCAGACCACCGCCAAACTGAACCATCCGGGCATCGCCAACGTCTTCGACTACGGCGAGACACCCGATCGGGGCGGCGGCGAACCACTGGCCTATCTGGTGATGGAGCTCGTCGACGGTGAGCCGTTGAACTCGGTCATCTCCCGGATGGGCCGGTTGTCGCTGACCAACAGCCTCGACATGCTCGAACAGACCGGTCGGGCGTTGCAGGCCGCACACACCCAGCACCTGGTGCACCGCGACGTGAAGCCGGGCAACATCCTCATCACGCCGACCGGTCAGGTGAAGATCACCGACTTCGGCATCGCCAAGGCGGTGGACTCGGCGCCGGTCACCCAGACGGGCATGGTGATGGGCACCGCGCAGTACATCTCGCCGGAACAGGCCACCGGTGACGAGGCGACCGCGGCATCCGACGTGTATTCGCTGGGTGTGGTCGGCTACGAGGCGCTGACCGGTCGCCGCCCGTTCCTGGGGGACGGGGCGATCACCGTCGCGATGAAACACATCCGCGAGACCCCGCCGCCACTGCCGAACACGGTGCCGGCCAACGTGCGCGAGCTGATCGACACGACGATGGCCAAGGACCCGCAGCAGCGCTACGCCAACGGCGGCGAGTTCGCCGACGCGGTGGCCGCCGTGCGTGCCGGGCACCGTCCGCCGCGGCCGGGAGCCATCGCGGGAGCGGCCGCGGCCGGTGCGGTCGGCGGGGCCGCAGCCGCGGCGGCGATGCGTCCGCAGCAGACCCGAGCGATGACCGGGGCGTCCACCCAGCCGGCGACCGCCCGCACCTCCAGCCGGCCGCCGAGTCGGCCGATGCCGCCGGCCGACGACAACAGCTGGACGACCGGGCAGAAGGTGCTCGCGGGCGTGGCCGGCGCGTTGCTCATCGCCGCACTGGTGCTGATCGGCTATTGGCTGCTGAACCTGAACTCGTCGTCGCCGGGGGTGCCGGCGACCTCGTCGACGACCACGGTGACCGAGACCACCACGACCGTCCCCGAGACGACCGAGGAACAGGTACAGCCCGAGCCCGAGACGACCACCGAGGAACCGACGACCACCACCGAAACCACCACACCCGAACCCACCACCGAGGATCCGACGGTGCCCCAGACACCCGACACCACCGATCCCGGTGCGCCGACCGCCGACAACCCGGTCTTCCCGACGTTCACGATCCCTGGCCTGTCCGGTCGATGA
- the pknB gene encoding Stk1 family PASTA domain-containing Ser/Thr kinase, producing the protein MSTPHHLSDRYELGETLGFGGMSEVHFARDLRLHRDVAIKVLRADLARDPTFYLRFRREAQNAAKLNHPTIVQVFDTGEAETEEGPLPFIVMEYVDGDTLRDVLRSNGPVSPRQAMTWMADVAAAMDFSHRNGIVHRDMKPANVMIDKAGAVKVMDFGIARAMSDTTSTMTQTSAVMGTAQYLSPEQARGIKVDPRSDIYSMGCVLFELLTGEPPFTGDSPVAVAHQHVHEDPVWPSSIREDIPRELDSVVLKAMSKNPANRYQSAADLRSDLIKVLAGGRPSAPMLMSDADRTEFIDSMSRRSLTDSGPRRAVTGGSHRRDDDDGDDEQPVRRRRLGLIIGTAVAAVIALVAGLLLWSPWGSSTAAQIPVPAVAGKTATEARASLETAGFTVQELEEPSLDVAAGSATRSAPAENVLATEGSRITLYISTGPQRHQMPDLRGQTPDEATEALRVLGFSNVRTDRVDSTGDLKDRVVGTTPPVGAEAPVNGAVVVLVGNGPKEITVPDVTGQTEDQARTVLEQVGLEVVSVSGDSELPAGQVVSSSPSAGATVEQGATVQIVVSRGNMFVMPNLRGQTVQQARARLVDAGWGGGTLNQTTRNVPITSPDNDKVLSQTPAPGSRVRKGGTVSVVVGQASLLPG; encoded by the coding sequence ATGTCGACGCCGCACCATCTCTCGGACCGTTACGAACTCGGCGAGACGCTCGGGTTCGGCGGGATGTCGGAGGTCCACTTCGCGCGGGATCTCCGACTGCACCGAGACGTCGCGATCAAGGTGTTGCGCGCCGACCTCGCACGCGACCCCACCTTCTATCTGCGGTTCCGCCGCGAGGCGCAGAACGCCGCCAAACTCAACCATCCGACGATCGTGCAGGTCTTCGACACCGGCGAGGCAGAGACCGAGGAAGGCCCGCTGCCGTTCATCGTGATGGAGTACGTCGATGGCGACACCCTGCGCGACGTGCTGCGGTCCAACGGTCCGGTCTCGCCGCGCCAGGCCATGACATGGATGGCCGACGTGGCCGCGGCCATGGACTTCTCGCACCGCAACGGCATCGTGCACCGCGACATGAAGCCGGCCAACGTGATGATCGACAAGGCCGGCGCGGTGAAGGTGATGGATTTCGGCATCGCCCGCGCGATGAGCGACACCACCTCGACGATGACGCAGACCTCGGCGGTGATGGGTACCGCACAGTACCTGTCGCCGGAGCAGGCTCGCGGCATCAAGGTCGACCCGCGCAGCGACATCTATTCGATGGGTTGCGTGCTGTTCGAACTGCTCACCGGCGAGCCGCCGTTCACCGGCGACTCCCCGGTCGCGGTCGCGCACCAGCACGTACACGAGGACCCGGTGTGGCCGTCGTCGATTCGCGAGGACATCCCGCGCGAGCTCGATTCGGTGGTGCTCAAGGCGATGAGCAAGAACCCGGCGAACCGTTACCAGTCGGCCGCCGATCTGCGGTCGGATCTGATCAAGGTGCTCGCCGGTGGCCGCCCGTCGGCGCCGATGCTGATGTCGGATGCCGACCGCACCGAGTTCATCGACAGCATGTCCCGGCGGTCGTTGACCGATTCCGGTCCGCGGCGCGCGGTGACCGGCGGTTCGCATCGCCGCGACGATGACGACGGCGACGACGAGCAGCCGGTGCGGCGGCGCCGGCTCGGGTTGATCATCGGCACGGCGGTGGCCGCGGTGATCGCGCTGGTCGCCGGTCTGCTGTTGTGGTCGCCGTGGGGATCGAGCACCGCCGCCCAGATCCCGGTCCCGGCGGTCGCGGGCAAGACCGCGACCGAGGCTCGCGCCAGTCTGGAGACAGCCGGGTTCACCGTGCAAGAACTCGAGGAACCCAGTCTCGACGTGGCGGCCGGCTCGGCGACCCGCTCGGCGCCGGCCGAGAACGTGCTGGCCACCGAGGGGTCCAGGATCACCCTGTACATCTCGACCGGCCCGCAGCGTCATCAGATGCCCGATCTGCGTGGTCAGACACCCGATGAGGCGACCGAGGCGTTGCGGGTGCTGGGGTTCTCCAACGTCCGGACCGATCGGGTCGACTCGACCGGTGATCTGAAGGACAGGGTGGTCGGTACCACCCCGCCGGTGGGTGCCGAGGCGCCGGTGAACGGTGCGGTCGTGGTGCTCGTGGGCAACGGTCCCAAGGAGATCACCGTGCCGGATGTGACCGGCCAGACCGAGGATCAGGCGCGCACCGTCCTCGAGCAGGTCGGGCTGGAGGTCGTCAGTGTGTCCGGCGACTCCGAACTCCCGGCCGGGCAGGTGGTGAGCAGTTCACCGTCGGCCGGGGCCACCGTGGAGCAGGGCGCGACGGTGCAGATCGTGGTGTCGCGCGGCAACATGTTCGTGATGCCCAACCTGCGAGGTCAGACCGTGCAGCAGGCCCGCGCCCGCCTCGTGGACGCAGGCTGGGGCGGCGGCACCCTGAACCAGACCACCCGCAACGTACCCATCACCAGCCCCGACAACGACAAGGTGCTCAGCCAGACCCCGGCCCCGGGATCCCGGGTGCGCAAGGGCGGGACGGTGTCGGTGGTGGTCGGTCAGGCGAGTCTGCTGCCGGGCTGA
- a CDS encoding aminodeoxychorismate/anthranilate synthase component II has protein sequence MNQPPVHEGSGSAAGRILVIDNYDSFVYNLVQYLGQLGVEAVVWRNDDPQLADPAAAVEGFDGVLLSPGPGTPQRAGATIPMVGVARQSGLPLLGVCLGHQAIGAAFGGTVDRAPELLHGKTSQVIHEDVGVLAGLPSPFTATRYHSLTVVPDTIPDELIVTGRTESGIVMAMAHRELPIHGVQFHPESVLTQGGHRMLANWLGICGIHIPESRVAVLESEMAAAVG, from the coding sequence GTGAATCAGCCGCCTGTGCACGAGGGATCGGGGTCTGCCGCCGGTCGCATCCTCGTCATCGACAATTACGACAGCTTCGTCTACAACCTGGTCCAGTACCTGGGCCAACTGGGCGTCGAGGCGGTCGTGTGGCGCAACGACGACCCACAACTGGCCGACCCGGCTGCCGCGGTCGAGGGCTTCGACGGCGTGCTGCTGAGTCCCGGTCCGGGCACCCCGCAACGCGCCGGCGCCACCATCCCGATGGTCGGCGTCGCTCGACAGTCCGGGCTCCCGCTGCTCGGGGTGTGCCTGGGACACCAGGCCATCGGCGCGGCCTTCGGCGGCACCGTCGACCGGGCCCCCGAACTCCTGCACGGCAAGACCTCGCAGGTCATCCACGAGGATGTCGGCGTGTTGGCCGGCCTGCCGAGCCCGTTCACCGCGACGCGCTATCACTCGCTGACCGTGGTGCCCGACACGATTCCCGACGAGTTGATCGTCACCGGCCGTACCGAATCGGGCATCGTGATGGCGATGGCGCACCGCGAGCTCCCGATTCACGGGGTGCAGTTCCATCCGGAGAGTGTGCTCACCCAGGGCGGGCACCGCATGCTGGCCAACTGGCTGGGGATCTGCGGCATCCACATCCCGGAATCCCGCGTCGCCGTGCTGGAGTCCGAGATGGCGGCGGCGGTCGGCTGA
- the crgA gene encoding cell division protein CrgA: MPKSKVRKKTDYTINPASRTPVKVKAGPSSNIYVWIMLGLMLLGLAWLIVFYLVATPSALGAEGKPLNWMYELGPWNFLIGFALMVVGLLMTMRWR, translated from the coding sequence ATGCCGAAGTCAAAAGTCCGGAAGAAGACCGATTACACCATCAACCCGGCCAGCCGGACGCCGGTGAAGGTGAAAGCCGGTCCTTCGAGCAACATCTACGTGTGGATCATGCTCGGCCTGATGCTGCTCGGCCTGGCCTGGCTGATCGTCTTCTATCTGGTCGCCACCCCGTCCGCGCTGGGCGCCGAGGGCAAGCCGCTGAACTGGATGTACGAGCTGGGTCCGTGGAACTTCTTGATCGGGTTTGCGCTGATGGTGGTCGGTTTGTTGATGACCATGCGGTGGCGCTGA
- a CDS encoding PH domain-containing protein encodes MDNSAPLSTTEWATPRPAAGALGIGGLILLLAAVWAAGDPAGLVLMGAAGLLLLGFSGYALLIRPRLAVTSTPDGQPAIRVRTIGGAHTYPRDRIDRIRLLDFRRIGRRTGQLEFDVLHHDAPATAPVDALRDDTRLVVFSRWDLGADLGAVADDLRLAGFVVDDERR; translated from the coding sequence GTGGATAACTCTGCCCCTCTATCCACAACCGAATGGGCCACTCCTCGTCCCGCCGCCGGGGCCCTGGGCATCGGGGGCCTGATCCTGTTGTTGGCCGCGGTGTGGGCGGCCGGCGATCCCGCGGGACTGGTCCTGATGGGTGCGGCCGGGTTGTTGCTGTTGGGGTTCTCCGGTTACGCGTTGCTCATTCGGCCGCGTCTGGCGGTGACCTCCACACCGGACGGGCAGCCGGCGATCCGGGTCCGGACCATCGGCGGGGCGCACACCTATCCGCGGGATCGGATCGACCGGATCCGGTTGCTCGACTTCCGCCGTATCGGCCGGCGCACCGGTCAGCTGGAGTTCGATGTCCTCCACCACGACGCACCGGCGACCGCGCCGGTGGATGCGTTGCGCGACGACACCCGGCTGGTGGTGTTCAGCCGCTGGGATCTGGGCGCCGACCTCGGCGCGGTCGCCGATGACCTGCGCCTGGCCGGGTTCGTCGTCGACGATGAACGCAGGTGA
- a CDS encoding rhomboid family intramembrane serine protease: MTGPQYPGPQYTAGPPAVCFRHPDRPTGLSCSRCGRPACPECLRPAAVGQHCVDCLRNDGVQRSTAAPTFGDRGIRPMVASPMVAARPYATYTLIAINLVIFALCAMQARGFDMLDSRLFVDLALVKPWVADGEYWRLFTAGFLHFSITHVAVNMISLFILGRDLEIAIGIPRYLGVYVTSLLGGSAAVMAFGSDMSINAGASGAIYGLMGAVLIVVLKARVSPTPVISIIVLNLVLSITIPGISLLAHVGGLVFGAAATAGIIFGPQWLLSPDRRSAVAAARIGWIVIAALLVVALAVSVAVGMSYTGIRVYG; this comes from the coding sequence CTGACCGGCCCGCAGTATCCCGGCCCGCAGTACACCGCAGGTCCGCCTGCGGTGTGCTTTCGGCACCCCGACCGTCCCACCGGCCTGTCCTGCAGCCGGTGCGGACGGCCGGCGTGCCCCGAGTGTCTCCGGCCCGCCGCGGTCGGACAGCACTGTGTCGACTGCCTGCGCAATGACGGGGTGCAGCGATCGACCGCGGCCCCGACGTTCGGCGATCGGGGCATCCGGCCGATGGTGGCGAGCCCGATGGTCGCCGCACGGCCATACGCCACCTACACGCTGATCGCGATCAACCTGGTCATCTTCGCGCTCTGCGCGATGCAGGCCCGCGGGTTCGACATGCTCGACTCGCGGCTGTTCGTCGACCTCGCGTTGGTGAAACCCTGGGTCGCCGACGGCGAGTACTGGCGGTTGTTCACCGCAGGGTTCCTGCACTTCTCGATCACCCATGTCGCGGTCAACATGATCTCGTTGTTCATCCTCGGCCGCGACCTCGAGATCGCCATCGGCATCCCGCGCTACCTGGGGGTATATGTCACGTCGCTGCTCGGTGGCAGTGCCGCGGTGATGGCGTTCGGCTCCGACATGTCGATCAACGCCGGGGCGTCGGGAGCCATCTACGGCTTGATGGGTGCGGTCCTGATCGTGGTCCTCAAGGCCCGGGTGTCACCGACACCGGTCATCTCCATCATTGTGCTGAACCTGGTCCTGTCGATCACGATTCCAGGCATCTCGCTGCTGGCCCACGTGGGTGGTCTGGTGTTCGGCGCCGCCGCAACCGCGGGCATCATCTTCGGGCCGCAATGGTTGCTGTCACCGGATCGCCGGTCGGCGGTCGCGGCCGCCCGCATCGGCTGGATCGTCATCGCGGCGCTACTCGTGGTGGCGTTGGCCGTCAGCGTGGCGGTCGGGATGTCGTATACCGGCATCCGCGTCTACGGCTGA
- a CDS encoding peptidylprolyl isomerase, with protein sequence MTTQKQTATLKTNRGDIVVELFPNHAPKTVANFTGLADGSKDYSQPNASGGDSGPFYDGSVFHRVIEGFMIQGGDPTGTGRGGPGYQFADEFHPELQFDRPYLLAMANAGPGTNGSQFFITVGPTPHLNRRHTIFGEVSDPASQQVVDAIATTSTDRADRPLDEVVIEKIEIN encoded by the coding sequence GTGACTACTCAGAAGCAGACCGCGACTCTCAAAACCAACCGCGGCGACATCGTTGTCGAACTCTTCCCGAACCACGCACCCAAGACGGTGGCCAACTTCACCGGCCTCGCGGACGGCTCCAAGGATTACAGCCAGCCCAACGCCTCCGGCGGCGACAGCGGACCGTTCTACGACGGCTCGGTGTTCCACCGCGTCATCGAGGGCTTCATGATCCAGGGCGGCGATCCCACCGGCACCGGACGCGGCGGACCGGGCTATCAGTTCGCCGACGAATTCCACCCGGAACTGCAGTTCGATCGCCCCTACCTGCTGGCGATGGCCAACGCCGGACCGGGCACCAACGGCTCGCAGTTCTTCATCACCGTGGGCCCCACCCCGCACCTGAACCGCCGGCACACCATCTTCGGCGAGGTCAGCGACCCCGCATCGCAGCAGGTCGTCGACGCCATCGCCACCACGTCGACCGATCGCGCCGACCGCCCGCTCGACGAGGTGGTCATCGAGAAGATCGAAATCAACTGA
- a CDS encoding DUF4190 domain-containing protein: MPTRTVAVPPTDEQTSRVSREPEPAPETQAQQPTPAAEADDSRPLQGPAPAATSSTTTAMDEDQPSKPAQAYSSIEIDDDKRPEEQVPTRNQPARTSQAAKPRRTNRTAIWALVLSLLGITSPIGLYLGYRSRSQIARTRELGEPFARVAIWIGWLYLAVIVLGLVTYFWIAGQGS; this comes from the coding sequence ATGCCGACCCGGACAGTAGCGGTTCCGCCGACCGACGAACAGACGAGTCGGGTGTCCCGGGAGCCGGAGCCGGCACCCGAGACACAGGCCCAGCAACCGACACCGGCCGCCGAGGCCGACGACTCCCGGCCCCTGCAGGGGCCGGCACCTGCGGCCACCTCGTCGACCACCACAGCGATGGACGAGGATCAGCCGTCGAAGCCGGCGCAGGCATACTCGAGCATCGAGATCGACGACGACAAACGCCCGGAGGAACAGGTGCCCACGCGCAATCAGCCGGCTCGGACGTCGCAGGCGGCGAAGCCGCGACGCACCAACCGGACGGCGATCTGGGCCCTGGTGCTCTCACTTCTGGGGATCACCTCGCCCATCGGGCTCTACCTCGGCTATCGATCACGATCGCAGATCGCCCGGACGCGAGAACTCGGCGAACCTTTTGCCCGCGTGGCGATTTGGATCGGCTGGCTGTATCTCGCGGTGATCGTGCTGGGCCTGGTGACGTACTTCTGGATCGCGGGTCAGGGTTCGTAG
- a CDS encoding DUF3566 domain-containing protein: MSSPNTPDDKKPTNGDSGPHAASSSGPQGTAPGGLVPPWQRGPNGTGHQSEAPNGNSRQPGPPPRGIVSATAAASMAGQQAPITKLDDPRESGSSTSSYGAAATKTDSGEKFVESPTRHIDRDSLPGEKLPNLDAIHHVNEPKPAAPTPAPTRSSPAEIGARPLRAAVQLRRIDPWATFKIAAVLSVAGFLIWMISVAVLYLVLDGMGVWEQVNSSFGTLVTADGSTSEGDIIGAGAVFGWATLLGAINAILLTALATIGAYIYNLCADLVGGAEVTLADLD; this comes from the coding sequence GTGAGCTCACCGAACACACCGGACGACAAGAAGCCGACCAACGGGGACTCCGGTCCGCACGCGGCCTCGAGTTCGGGGCCGCAGGGGACCGCTCCGGGTGGCCTCGTGCCGCCGTGGCAGCGTGGACCCAACGGGACCGGGCATCAGTCGGAGGCACCGAACGGGAACTCGCGTCAGCCCGGCCCGCCGCCGCGGGGCATCGTCAGCGCCACCGCGGCGGCCAGCATGGCCGGTCAGCAGGCACCGATCACCAAGCTCGACGACCCGCGCGAGTCGGGATCATCGACGTCGTCCTATGGCGCGGCAGCGACCAAAACCGACTCGGGTGAGAAGTTCGTGGAGTCGCCGACCCGGCACATCGACCGTGACTCCCTGCCGGGCGAGAAGCTGCCGAACCTCGATGCCATCCACCATGTGAACGAGCCGAAGCCGGCGGCACCCACACCCGCTCCGACGCGATCGTCGCCGGCCGAGATCGGTGCGCGGCCGCTGCGCGCGGCCGTGCAGTTGCGGCGCATCGATCCGTGGGCGACGTTCAAGATCGCGGCGGTGCTGTCGGTGGCCGGCTTCCTCATCTGGATGATCTCGGTTGCCGTGCTGTATCTGGTGCTCGACGGCATGGGCGTCTGGGAGCAGGTGAACAGCTCCTTCGGCACCCTGGTCACCGCCGACGGGTCCACCAGCGAGGGCGACATCATCGGTGCGGGAGCGGTGTTCGGCTGGGCCACGCTACTCGGCGCGATCAACGCGATCCTGCTGACGGCCCTGGCCACCATCGGCGCCTATATCTACAACCTGTGTGCCGATCTCGTGGGCGGCGCCGAGGTGACTCTCGCCGACCTCGACTGA
- the gyrA gene encoding DNA gyrase subunit A, with product MTDTTLPPAGGEGDRIEPVDLGQEMQNSYIDYAMSVIVGRALPEVRDGLKPVHRRLLYASFDAGFRPDRSYVKSAKPVAETMGNYHPHGDSAIYDALVRLAQPWSMRYPLIDGQGNFGSRGNDGAAAMRYTEARLTPLAMEMLRDIDKETVDFIPNYDGKTSEPTVLPARIPNLLINGSGGIAVGMATNIPPHNLNEVANAVFWALEHPDADDEALLSACMDAIKGPDFPTAGLIVGSQGIKDAYSTGRGSIRMRSVVEIQENKGTTQLLVTELPYQVNPDNLIQSIAEQVNEAKLKGISRIEDQSSDRDGMRIVITLRRDAVAKVVLNNLYKHSQLQTSFGANMLSIVDGVPRTLRLDQMIRLYVEHQIDVIVRRTRYLLRKAEERAHVLRGLVKALDALDEVIALIRASANTEAARTGLMDLLDIDEIQADAILAMQLRRLSALERQKIIDELAEIEREIADYKDILDKPERQRAIVRDELKEVVEKYGDERRTQIIAADGDVSDEDLIAREEVVVTITETGYAKRTRSDLYRSQRRGGKGVQGAGLKQDDIVKHFFVSSTHDWILFFTTKGRVYRAKAYELPEANRTARGQHVANLLAFQPEERIAQVIQLQTYEDAPYLVLATRNGLVKKSRLEDFDSNRSGGIAAINLRGDDELVGAQLCSADDDLLLVSKVGQSIRFHADDEALRPMGRQTSGVQGMRFNGEDELLSLNVVRDGTYLLVATSGGYAKRTGMDDYPVQGRGGKGVLTIQHDRRRGELIGALIVDDDSELYAITSGGGVIRTGAKQVRKAGRQTKGVRLMNLEEGTTVIAIARNADEPEEDAGASAGPAK from the coding sequence ATGACTGACACCACACTGCCCCCCGCCGGGGGAGAGGGCGACCGCATCGAACCGGTCGATCTCGGCCAGGAGATGCAGAACAGCTACATCGACTACGCGATGAGCGTCATCGTGGGCCGTGCGCTACCCGAGGTGCGTGACGGTCTCAAGCCGGTGCATCGCCGCCTGCTGTATGCATCCTTCGATGCCGGCTTCCGGCCCGACCGCAGCTATGTGAAATCCGCGAAACCCGTTGCGGAGACGATGGGTAACTACCATCCGCACGGTGACAGCGCGATCTACGACGCGCTGGTGCGCCTCGCGCAGCCGTGGTCGATGCGCTATCCGTTGATCGACGGCCAGGGCAACTTCGGTTCCCGCGGCAACGACGGCGCCGCCGCCATGCGCTACACCGAGGCACGGCTCACGCCGCTGGCAATGGAGATGTTGCGGGACATCGACAAGGAGACCGTCGATTTCATCCCCAACTATGACGGCAAGACCAGTGAGCCGACGGTGCTGCCCGCGCGCATCCCGAACCTGCTGATCAACGGTTCCGGCGGTATCGCGGTCGGCATGGCCACCAACATCCCCCCGCACAACCTCAATGAGGTTGCCAACGCGGTGTTCTGGGCGCTCGAGCATCCCGACGCCGACGATGAGGCCCTGCTGTCCGCCTGTATGGATGCGATCAAGGGGCCCGATTTCCCCACCGCGGGACTGATTGTCGGCAGTCAGGGCATCAAGGATGCCTACAGCACCGGCCGCGGCAGCATCCGCATGCGCAGCGTGGTGGAGATCCAGGAGAACAAGGGCACCACCCAGCTGCTGGTCACCGAGCTGCCCTACCAGGTGAACCCCGACAACCTGATCCAGTCGATCGCCGAACAGGTCAACGAGGCAAAACTCAAGGGCATCAGCCGGATCGAGGACCAGTCCTCCGATCGCGACGGCATGCGTATCGTCATCACCCTGCGCCGCGACGCGGTCGCCAAGGTGGTGCTGAACAACCTCTACAAGCACAGCCAGCTGCAGACCAGCTTCGGTGCCAACATGCTTTCCATCGTCGACGGGGTGCCGCGCACCCTGCGCCTGGACCAGATGATCCGGCTGTATGTGGAGCACCAGATCGACGTCATCGTGCGGCGCACGCGGTACCTGCTGCGCAAGGCCGAGGAACGTGCGCATGTGTTGCGCGGCCTGGTCAAGGCGCTCGACGCGCTCGACGAGGTGATCGCGCTGATCCGCGCCTCGGCCAACACCGAGGCCGCCCGCACCGGCCTGATGGATCTGCTCGACATCGACGAGATCCAGGCCGACGCTATCCTGGCGATGCAGTTGCGTCGATTGTCGGCGTTGGAGCGGCAGAAGATCATCGACGAGTTGGCCGAGATCGAACGCGAGATCGCCGACTACAAGGACATCCTCGACAAGCCCGAGCGTCAGCGCGCGATCGTACGAGACGAACTGAAAGAGGTCGTCGAAAAGTACGGCGACGAGCGACGCACCCAGATCATCGCCGCGGACGGAGACGTCAGCGACGAAGACCTGATCGCGCGTGAAGAAGTGGTCGTCACGATCACCGAGACCGGTTACGCCAAGCGGACCCGGTCGGATCTGTATCGCAGCCAGCGACGCGGCGGCAAGGGTGTGCAGGGCGCCGGCCTCAAGCAGGACGACATCGTCAAGCACTTCTTCGTCAGCTCCACCCACGACTGGATCCTGTTCTTCACCACCAAGGGCCGGGTCTACCGGGCGAAGGCCTACGAGCTGCCCGAGGCCAACCGCACCGCCCGCGGTCAGCACGTGGCGAACCTGCTGGCCTTCCAGCCGGAGGAGCGGATCGCCCAGGTCATCCAGCTGCAGACCTACGAAGACGCGCCGTATCTGGTGTTGGCCACCCGCAACGGGCTGGTCAAGAAGTCGCGGCTGGAGGACTTCGATTCCAACCGGTCCGGCGGGATCGCGGCGATCAATCTGCGCGGCGACGACGAACTGGTGGGGGCGCAGCTGTGCAGCGCCGACGACGACCTGTTGCTCGTGTCGAAGGTCGGGCAGTCGATCCGCTTCCACGCCGACGACGAGGCGTTGCGTCCGATGGGGCGGCAGACCTCCGGTGTGCAGGGCATGCGGTTCAACGGCGAGGACGAACTCCTGTCCCTCAACGTCGTCCGCGATGGCACCTACCTGCTGGTCGCGACCTCCGGCGGGTACGCCAAGCGCACCGGCATGGACGACTACCCGGTGCAGGGCCGCGGCGGCAAGGGTGTACTGACCATCCAGCACGACCGGCGCCGCGGCGAACTGATCGGTGCGCTGATCGTCGACGACGACTCGGAGCTCTACGCGATCACCTCCGGTGGCGGCGTCATCCGGACCGGGGCCAAGCAGGTCCGCAAGGCGGGTCGGCAGACCAAGGGGGTGCGCCTGATGAACCTCGAAGAGGGCACCACCGTGATCGCGATCGCGCGCAACGCGGACGAGCCGGAAGAAGATGCCGGCGCCTCGGCGGGTCCCGCCAAGTAG